A single window of Ischnura elegans chromosome 8, ioIscEleg1.1, whole genome shotgun sequence DNA harbors:
- the LOC124164533 gene encoding dipeptidyl peptidase 9 isoform X2, with protein sequence MEEGTCDASTGSEKKEDSPTPPRKSWLELKSVVCELRRQLSSLSSSVPGSLAFRTLNSNCSGARTTRVYFLATPPGFWESTLLYVDISPEGCTPLNPSGRLQWHPLIEGSFHSVSIGNFISSGSGCQSGGGGSSSARGGGAKEGSSDGRTSSGATRWSREEQLQWERRRVATWGIASYELHPQSGLVVFPSAGSLFQCRDLGLTDKPGPLFPTEFDQVIQGVCHEAMLNPEICPWDPDMVAFVSESDIWVTHLPTVSTVRMTHSYRGCGRSLADDPLSSGIPSYVTQEEFSRYQGFWWQPESYDGTYRILYEEVDESLVNICHFPTFSFADSGTNDVEEFRFPRAGTPNAKWTLKMVEFRDGPRTIWELKHSLSELFPWAEYLVRAGWLPGGLEVWVQLVDRRQQRLELVIIPLSCFTRYCPEVPALSPLADQKATSPSCEDRKWGAGGPKLAEAEAAAGGSLAPVPQVVLVQHSSTWINVCDLLYFFEGSGEKLGLTPSFSGKVARTVCFIIGSEESDFRHLYLVKTVLATEARTEVNYGRFHHVRSTFSESNGSKRSLSPTSSGEDEEESEVGTRRPSQGPCEIWIPHCMDQDYKRPEEEHEKEDAKGSLPGKEQGFQVWPLTMGEWEVVGGGTAGCGGGGGGSRGGGGGMGKPPLWVNEARGLVYFIGLRESPLECHLYAVSIHQPGHVRLLSQLGHSHSAEFNKDCSLVAIVFSSIHRPPACQLFRVSHLTESSSVEGIVLTSLGFLLEPSAPVSEELCPDLYAHRISSGDTLHAMVFKPHSFSPGKRYPTVLYVYGGPEVQLVTNNFKGMRSLRMHMLAALGYCVVAIDSRGSQHRGVQFESHLRCRMGTVELADQVEVLQWLISRLGFINPERIAIHGWSYGGYLSLLALVHFSEVFKVAVAGAPVTSWHLYDTGYTERYMDLPSLNPDGYKEGSVLTHAHMFPEEANRLLVIHGLMDENVHFVHTSELIGALVRAGKPYQLQIYPNERHSLRHLDASKHYEMTLLSFLENHL encoded by the exons ATGGAGGAAGGTACTTGCGATGCATCAACGGGATCTGAGAAGAAGGAGGATTCTCCGACTCCTCCTCGGAAATCGTGGCTGGAGCTGAAGTCGGTGGTGTGTGAGCTCAGGCGACAgctctcctccctctcctcctctgtTCCTGGCTCGCTCGCTTTCCGAACGCTCAACTCCAATTGCTCAGGGGCACGCACTACGCGGGTGTACTTTCTGGCAACCCCTCCTGGCTTCTGGGAGTCTACTCTCCTCTACGTGGATATTTCTCCGGAAG GATGCACTCCCCTGAATCCAAGTGGTCGGCTGCAATGGCACCCTCTCATAGAGGGCAGCTTCCACTCGGTGAGCATTGGCAACTTCATATCGTCAGGCAGTGGGTGCCAGTCTGGAGGTGGCGGTAGTTCCTCGGCTCGTGGTGGTGGTGCCAAGGAAGGGAGCAGCGATGGACGAACCTCCAGTGGTGCTACCCGGTGGTCAAGGGAGGAACAACTGCAGTGGGAGCGCCGCAGGGTCGCCACGTGGGGCATTGCCTCTTACGAGTTGCACCCCCAGTCAGGTCTCGTGGTCTTCCCCTCCGCTGGAAGTCTCTTCCAGTGTCGTGATCTGGGGCTCACTGACAAG CCTGGTCCTCTGTTTCCCACAGAATTTGACCAGGTGATTCAGGGTGTTTGTCATGAGGCGATGCTGAATCCAGAAATATGTCCATGGGATCCAGATATGGTAGCATTTGTTTCAGAGAGTGACATCTGGGTTACTCATTTACCTACAG TTTCGACCGTTCGAATGACACACTCGTATCGAGGATGTGGCCGATCTTTGGCAGATGACCCCCTTTCTTCAGGCATTCCATCATATGTAACACAAGAAGAGTTCAGCCGCTACCAGGGCTTTTGGTGGCAGCCTGAATCATATG ATGGAACTTATCGAATACTCTATGAAGAAGTAGATGAGAGTTTAGTAAATATCTGCCACTTTCCTACTTTTTCGTTTGCTGATTCTGGAACCAATGATGTTGAAGAGTTCAG GTTTCCACGAGCTGGCACTCCAAATGCAAAGTGGACGTTGAAGATGGTGGAATTCCGTGATGGTCCCCGTACAATATGGGAGCTAAAGCATTCACTTTCGGAACTCTTTCCATGGGCTGAATACCTAGTCCGTGCTGGATGGCTCCCTGGAGGTCTTGA AGTTTGGGTTCAGCTGGTTGATCGAAGACAGCAGCGTCTTGAGCTGGTGATCATCCCCCTCTCCTGCTTCACTCGCTACTGCCCAGAGGTGCCTGCGTTGTCCCCTCTAGCCGATCAGAAGGCGACGTCGCCTAGCTGTGAGGATCGCAAGTGGGGAGCTGGTGGTCCAAAGCTTGCCGAGGCTGAAGCGGCAGCTGGTGGCAGCTTAGCTCCGGTGCCCCAAGTTGTTCTTGTTCAGCACTCCAGCACTTGGATCAAT GTGTGTGACCTCCTGTACTTTTTTGAGGGAAGTGGTGAAAAACTTGGACTTACTCCATCTTTTAGTGGAAAAGTTGCTAGGACTGTGTGTTTCATCATAGGAAGTGAGGAATCTGATTTTCGCCATTTGTACTTGGTTAAAACTGTCTTGGCTACAGAGGCCAGAACAGAAGTGAACTACGGAAGGTTTCACCATGTTAG GTCTACATTTTCTGAGAGCAACGGCTCAAAACGCTCTCTCTCCCCAACCTCCAGTggagaagatgaagaagagaGTGAAGTGGGCACTAGGAGGCCTTCCCAGGGCCCCTGTGAGATTTGGATCCCTCACTGCATGGACCAAGATTACAAGAGGCCAGAGGAGGAGCATGAAAAGGAGGATGCCAAGG GATCTCTGCCTGGGAAGGAGCAAGGCTTCCAAGTCTGGCCGCTGACCATGGGTGAGTGGGAGGTGGTTGGTGGAGGCACGGCTGGCTGCGGTGGCGGGGGAGGTGGGAGCAGAG GTGGTGGTGGGGGAATGGGAAAGCCTCCACTGTGGGTTAACGAAGCCCGAGGGCTTGTGTACTTCATTGGACTGAGGGAGTCTCCGCTTGAATGCCATCTCTATGCTGTTTCTATCCACCAACCAGGCCATGTGAGGTTACTCTCGCAACTGGGGCATTCACATTCAGCAGAATTCAACAAG GACTGTTCTTTGGTTGCTATTGTATTCAGCAGCATTCACCGTCCACCTGCTTGTCAACTCTTCAGAGTGTCACACCTGACCGAGTCTTCTTCTGTTGAAGGAATTGTCCTCACCTCCCTTGGCTTTCTCTTAGAACCCTCAG CTCCTGTTTCAGAGGAGTTGTGCCCAGATCTTTATGCCCACCGCATCTCCTCTGGTGATACTCTTCACGCTATGGTTTTCAAACCTCATTCGTTCAGCCCTGGGAAGCGTTATCCCACTGTTTTGTATGTTTATGGTGGTCCGGAAGTTCAGCTTGTTACCAATAACTTTAAG GGAATGCGCTCTCTACGAATGCATATGTTGGCTGCCTTAGGATACTGCGTTGTAGCAATAGATTCCAGAGGTTCTCAGCATAGAGGGGTGCAATTTGAAAGTCATTTGCGATGTCGTATG GGAACGGTTGAGCTAGCTGATCAGGTGGAAGTCCTTCAGTGGTTAATCTCACGCCTTGGATTTATTAATCCAGAGAGAATTGCCATCCATGGCTGGTCGTATGGAGGATACTTATCGTTATTAGCCTTGGTGCATTTCTCAGAAGTTTTTAAG GTGGCTGTGGCTGGGGCTCCTGTCACGTCTTGGCACTTGTACGACACGGGGTACACTGAGCGCTACATGGACCTGCCTTCCCTCAACCCTGATGGATACAAGGAAGGTTCCGTGCTCACCCATGCGCACATGTTCCCTGAAGA
- the LOC124164533 gene encoding dipeptidyl peptidase 9 isoform X1, translating into MINVALGLVTSGVPTIIGICGNLSETFYYYIISITGVIGMFFYDQENDQRLLCLGSKRRRRAGMEEGTCDASTGSEKKEDSPTPPRKSWLELKSVVCELRRQLSSLSSSVPGSLAFRTLNSNCSGARTTRVYFLATPPGFWESTLLYVDISPEGCTPLNPSGRLQWHPLIEGSFHSVSIGNFISSGSGCQSGGGGSSSARGGGAKEGSSDGRTSSGATRWSREEQLQWERRRVATWGIASYELHPQSGLVVFPSAGSLFQCRDLGLTDKPGPLFPTEFDQVIQGVCHEAMLNPEICPWDPDMVAFVSESDIWVTHLPTVSTVRMTHSYRGCGRSLADDPLSSGIPSYVTQEEFSRYQGFWWQPESYDGTYRILYEEVDESLVNICHFPTFSFADSGTNDVEEFRFPRAGTPNAKWTLKMVEFRDGPRTIWELKHSLSELFPWAEYLVRAGWLPGGLEVWVQLVDRRQQRLELVIIPLSCFTRYCPEVPALSPLADQKATSPSCEDRKWGAGGPKLAEAEAAAGGSLAPVPQVVLVQHSSTWINVCDLLYFFEGSGEKLGLTPSFSGKVARTVCFIIGSEESDFRHLYLVKTVLATEARTEVNYGRFHHVRSTFSESNGSKRSLSPTSSGEDEEESEVGTRRPSQGPCEIWIPHCMDQDYKRPEEEHEKEDAKGSLPGKEQGFQVWPLTMGEWEVVGGGTAGCGGGGGGSRGGGGGMGKPPLWVNEARGLVYFIGLRESPLECHLYAVSIHQPGHVRLLSQLGHSHSAEFNKDCSLVAIVFSSIHRPPACQLFRVSHLTESSSVEGIVLTSLGFLLEPSAPVSEELCPDLYAHRISSGDTLHAMVFKPHSFSPGKRYPTVLYVYGGPEVQLVTNNFKGMRSLRMHMLAALGYCVVAIDSRGSQHRGVQFESHLRCRMGTVELADQVEVLQWLISRLGFINPERIAIHGWSYGGYLSLLALVHFSEVFKVAVAGAPVTSWHLYDTGYTERYMDLPSLNPDGYKEGSVLTHAHMFPEEANRLLVIHGLMDENVHFVHTSELIGALVRAGKPYQLQIYPNERHSLRHLDASKHYEMTLLSFLENHL; encoded by the exons ATGATAAATGTTGCCTTGGGCCTTGTTACCTCAGGAGTTCCCACAATAATTGGAATTTGCGGTAATTTGAGtgaaacgttttattattatattatctcgATAACAGGAGTTATAGGGATGTTTTTTTACGACCAGGAGAATGATCAAAG GCTGCTGTGCCTGGGGAGCAAACGTCGCCGGAGGGCGGGGATGGAGGAAGGTACTTGCGATGCATCAACGGGATCTGAGAAGAAGGAGGATTCTCCGACTCCTCCTCGGAAATCGTGGCTGGAGCTGAAGTCGGTGGTGTGTGAGCTCAGGCGACAgctctcctccctctcctcctctgtTCCTGGCTCGCTCGCTTTCCGAACGCTCAACTCCAATTGCTCAGGGGCACGCACTACGCGGGTGTACTTTCTGGCAACCCCTCCTGGCTTCTGGGAGTCTACTCTCCTCTACGTGGATATTTCTCCGGAAG GATGCACTCCCCTGAATCCAAGTGGTCGGCTGCAATGGCACCCTCTCATAGAGGGCAGCTTCCACTCGGTGAGCATTGGCAACTTCATATCGTCAGGCAGTGGGTGCCAGTCTGGAGGTGGCGGTAGTTCCTCGGCTCGTGGTGGTGGTGCCAAGGAAGGGAGCAGCGATGGACGAACCTCCAGTGGTGCTACCCGGTGGTCAAGGGAGGAACAACTGCAGTGGGAGCGCCGCAGGGTCGCCACGTGGGGCATTGCCTCTTACGAGTTGCACCCCCAGTCAGGTCTCGTGGTCTTCCCCTCCGCTGGAAGTCTCTTCCAGTGTCGTGATCTGGGGCTCACTGACAAG CCTGGTCCTCTGTTTCCCACAGAATTTGACCAGGTGATTCAGGGTGTTTGTCATGAGGCGATGCTGAATCCAGAAATATGTCCATGGGATCCAGATATGGTAGCATTTGTTTCAGAGAGTGACATCTGGGTTACTCATTTACCTACAG TTTCGACCGTTCGAATGACACACTCGTATCGAGGATGTGGCCGATCTTTGGCAGATGACCCCCTTTCTTCAGGCATTCCATCATATGTAACACAAGAAGAGTTCAGCCGCTACCAGGGCTTTTGGTGGCAGCCTGAATCATATG ATGGAACTTATCGAATACTCTATGAAGAAGTAGATGAGAGTTTAGTAAATATCTGCCACTTTCCTACTTTTTCGTTTGCTGATTCTGGAACCAATGATGTTGAAGAGTTCAG GTTTCCACGAGCTGGCACTCCAAATGCAAAGTGGACGTTGAAGATGGTGGAATTCCGTGATGGTCCCCGTACAATATGGGAGCTAAAGCATTCACTTTCGGAACTCTTTCCATGGGCTGAATACCTAGTCCGTGCTGGATGGCTCCCTGGAGGTCTTGA AGTTTGGGTTCAGCTGGTTGATCGAAGACAGCAGCGTCTTGAGCTGGTGATCATCCCCCTCTCCTGCTTCACTCGCTACTGCCCAGAGGTGCCTGCGTTGTCCCCTCTAGCCGATCAGAAGGCGACGTCGCCTAGCTGTGAGGATCGCAAGTGGGGAGCTGGTGGTCCAAAGCTTGCCGAGGCTGAAGCGGCAGCTGGTGGCAGCTTAGCTCCGGTGCCCCAAGTTGTTCTTGTTCAGCACTCCAGCACTTGGATCAAT GTGTGTGACCTCCTGTACTTTTTTGAGGGAAGTGGTGAAAAACTTGGACTTACTCCATCTTTTAGTGGAAAAGTTGCTAGGACTGTGTGTTTCATCATAGGAAGTGAGGAATCTGATTTTCGCCATTTGTACTTGGTTAAAACTGTCTTGGCTACAGAGGCCAGAACAGAAGTGAACTACGGAAGGTTTCACCATGTTAG GTCTACATTTTCTGAGAGCAACGGCTCAAAACGCTCTCTCTCCCCAACCTCCAGTggagaagatgaagaagagaGTGAAGTGGGCACTAGGAGGCCTTCCCAGGGCCCCTGTGAGATTTGGATCCCTCACTGCATGGACCAAGATTACAAGAGGCCAGAGGAGGAGCATGAAAAGGAGGATGCCAAGG GATCTCTGCCTGGGAAGGAGCAAGGCTTCCAAGTCTGGCCGCTGACCATGGGTGAGTGGGAGGTGGTTGGTGGAGGCACGGCTGGCTGCGGTGGCGGGGGAGGTGGGAGCAGAG GTGGTGGTGGGGGAATGGGAAAGCCTCCACTGTGGGTTAACGAAGCCCGAGGGCTTGTGTACTTCATTGGACTGAGGGAGTCTCCGCTTGAATGCCATCTCTATGCTGTTTCTATCCACCAACCAGGCCATGTGAGGTTACTCTCGCAACTGGGGCATTCACATTCAGCAGAATTCAACAAG GACTGTTCTTTGGTTGCTATTGTATTCAGCAGCATTCACCGTCCACCTGCTTGTCAACTCTTCAGAGTGTCACACCTGACCGAGTCTTCTTCTGTTGAAGGAATTGTCCTCACCTCCCTTGGCTTTCTCTTAGAACCCTCAG CTCCTGTTTCAGAGGAGTTGTGCCCAGATCTTTATGCCCACCGCATCTCCTCTGGTGATACTCTTCACGCTATGGTTTTCAAACCTCATTCGTTCAGCCCTGGGAAGCGTTATCCCACTGTTTTGTATGTTTATGGTGGTCCGGAAGTTCAGCTTGTTACCAATAACTTTAAG GGAATGCGCTCTCTACGAATGCATATGTTGGCTGCCTTAGGATACTGCGTTGTAGCAATAGATTCCAGAGGTTCTCAGCATAGAGGGGTGCAATTTGAAAGTCATTTGCGATGTCGTATG GGAACGGTTGAGCTAGCTGATCAGGTGGAAGTCCTTCAGTGGTTAATCTCACGCCTTGGATTTATTAATCCAGAGAGAATTGCCATCCATGGCTGGTCGTATGGAGGATACTTATCGTTATTAGCCTTGGTGCATTTCTCAGAAGTTTTTAAG GTGGCTGTGGCTGGGGCTCCTGTCACGTCTTGGCACTTGTACGACACGGGGTACACTGAGCGCTACATGGACCTGCCTTCCCTCAACCCTGATGGATACAAGGAAGGTTCCGTGCTCACCCATGCGCACATGTTCCCTGAAGA